The following proteins are co-located in the Carassius carassius chromosome 39, fCarCar2.1, whole genome shotgun sequence genome:
- the LOC132121031 gene encoding 5-hydroxytryptamine receptor 7 — MISTLTKDRVQAVMTSLTSEVMNVRFLNKMHDTTTHLPTPSFMDNETRCGEPILSYGHVEKVLIGGVLTLLTFLTICGNLLVVISVCFVKKLKQPSNYLIVSLAVADLSVAVVVMPFVSITDLIGGQWIFGRVFCNVFIAMDVMCCTASIMTLCVISIDRYLGITKPLTYPVRQSGKCMAKIVLSVWLLSASITLPPLFGWAQNVNDDHVCLISQDLGYTIYSTAVAFYIPMSVMLIMYYRIYRVAKVSVAKHTIAGFPKAEDEESVNCMTAVLKMQREVEVCVSFSRLFKNDRKNISIFKREQKAAATLGIVVGAFAVCWLPFFLLSTARPFICGVQCSCVPLWVERTLLWLGYANSLINPFIYAFFNRDLRTTYHNLIRCRYRNINRKLSAASMHEALKLAERPDLV, encoded by the exons ATGATCTCGACACTGACGAAGGATCGCGTGCAGGCAGTCATGACTAGTTTGACATCTGAAGTGATGAACGTGCGCTTTCTTAACAAGATGCACGATACCACTACACATTTGCCGACGCCAAGTTTTATGGATAACGAGACCAGATGCGGAGAGCCGATTTTGAGTTACGGACATGTTGAAAAAGTGCTCATCGGAGGGGTTCTGACCTTGCTTACCTTTTTAACAATCTGCGGGAATTTGCTGGTGGTAATATCAGTGTGTTTTGTAAAGAAACTGAAGCAACCTTCTAATTACTTAATCGTTTCTCTGGCCGTTGCAGACCTGTCGGTTGCGGTGGTCGTAATGCCGTTTGTCAGCATTACTGATCTCATAGGAGGACAGTGGATCTTCGGTCGTGTtttctgtaatgtttttatcGCCATGGACGTGATGTGCTGCACTGCTTCAATAATGACACTATGTGTCATAAGCATAGACAG GTACCTGGGCATCACTAAGCCATTGACGTACCCTGTGAGACAGAGTGGAAAGTGCATGGCCAAAATAGTGCTGTCTGTATGGCTTCTCTCTGCTTCCATCACCCTGCCCCCACTGTTTGGATGGGCTCAGAATGTCAACGATGACCATGTGTGTCTGATCAGCCAGGACCTGGGCTACACTATATACTCCACCGCCGTGGCCTTCTACATCCCCATGTCTGTGATGCTCATTATGTACTACCGGATATACAGAGTGGCAAAGGTGAGTGTTGCCAAACACACAATTGCTGGCTTTCCCAAAGCCGAAGATGAGGAAAGTGTGAACTGTATGACTGCGGTCCTAAAGATGCAGAGGGAGGTGGAGGTGTGTGTGAGCTTTTCTCGCCTTTTCAAAAATGACCGTAAAAACATCTCCATTTTCAAAAGAGAGCAGAAGGCAGCAGCCACCCTCGGAATTGTTGTGGGCGCTTTTGCTGTATGCTGGTTGCCCTTCTTCCTGCTTTCTACGGCGCGGCCGTTCATCTGTGGAGTGCAGTGTAGCTGCGTGCCTTTGTGGGTGGAGAGGACGCTGCTTTGGCTGGGTTATGCCAACTCGCTCATCAACCCTTTCATTTATGCATTCTTCAACAGAGACCTCAGGACCACCTACCACAACCTCATCCGCTGCCGGTATCGGAACATCAACCGCAAGCTATCAGCAGCCAGCATGCATGAGGCTTTGAAACTAGCTGAAAGACCTGACCTGGTGTAG